In the Deltaproteobacteria bacterium genome, one interval contains:
- the dnaE gene encoding DNA polymerase III subunit alpha, whose amino-acid sequence MSFVHLHLHTQFSLLDGANKIKNLMPQVEKHGMPAVAMTDHGNMFGAIEFYRTAAQHGVKPIVGCEVYVAPKSRLDHSGGSGADEHEHGGNFHLILLAMNLDGYRNLCRLVSAGFTDGFYRKPRIDKELMREHNTGIIALSGCLSGEVARAMLVGKEHLARQAAEEYAAIFDDRFYIEIQANHLPEQEKINPALIELSRQLALPLVATNDCHYLKAEDAEAHEVLLCVQSGKVWSDEKRWRFGTNQLYVKSPEEMLAEFSHCPEAIANTVEVASRCNLELSFGNFLFPVYDVPKKETLEEALKKKARAGLEERFEQIRAYTPEWNAEKEQEYYDRLEFELQVIEKMGFSGYFLIVSDFIGYAKSQGIPVGPGRGSAAGCLVAYSTKITDVDPIRYQLLFERFLNPGRKSMPDIDVDFCFERRDEVIRYIKEKYGSDKVAQIITFGTLKGKQAIKDVGRVLEFSYGDTDRIAKLYPAPKQGKDFPLEAAMEMEPRLRELRDKGDKEKKLFDYALKLEGLLRHASKHAAGIVISPAPLVEHIPLFVDKEGNVLTQYSGPDVDTIGLIKFDFLGLKTLTLLDDTVKRIKKSRGVDVDLSTLRIDDKKTYQDLTRGETVGVFQMEGSGIRKLITQLKPSSFEDIIAVIALFRPGPLDSGAAEQFIKRKHGKEQISYSHKLLEPVLKETYGVTIYQEQVMQIAQVLAGYSLEDADNLRRAMGKKKKEVMQEERARFLKGTTNQKIPEKLAGEIFDQMETFAAYGFNKSHAAAYALISYQTAYLKSHYPQEFMAALMSLEMGDTNKTYKNIAECRLQDIPVLPPDVHESDEGFTVSGETIRFGLGAVKGIGSKAIEAMQVARQDGPFTDLHEFCSRVRGSQVNKRVLESLVKCGALDSFKVSRAQLFAEIEPAMKKADQEAKGESNANQLGLFASLPTKNGNGRAELPKIEEWSDTDKLKNERETLGFFITGHPLDKYVGRLHGVVSLTTESLGTRQHQEKVKLAGVVHSLKLKNNKKGDRYATFTLEDKEGVVEVIVWPEAYRQHEATIHADQPVCLSGTLDVDEDRCQVIANEVVPLESVATNEVKQVHIQVPADVATREDMVALKDVLQQHLGNCQTYLHLLRPDYTETIIALPQDLSVAPTRAMLVAVERLFGSGVASFR is encoded by the coding sequence ATGAGTTTCGTTCATCTACATCTGCACACGCAGTTTAGTCTGTTAGATGGCGCCAATAAGATTAAGAACCTGATGCCCCAGGTGGAGAAACATGGCATGCCTGCGGTGGCGATGACCGATCATGGCAACATGTTTGGGGCGATCGAGTTCTATCGGACCGCAGCGCAGCATGGTGTGAAACCTATTGTTGGCTGTGAGGTGTATGTTGCACCTAAAAGCCGACTCGATCACAGTGGTGGCTCTGGTGCAGATGAACATGAACACGGCGGTAATTTTCATCTTATCTTGTTAGCGATGAACCTTGATGGCTATCGTAACTTATGCCGTCTGGTTTCTGCCGGTTTTACTGACGGCTTCTATCGCAAGCCACGTATCGATAAGGAACTGATGCGTGAGCATAACACAGGGATCATTGCGCTATCAGGTTGTTTGAGCGGCGAAGTCGCACGGGCCATGTTAGTAGGCAAAGAACACCTCGCTCGCCAAGCTGCGGAAGAGTATGCCGCGATTTTCGATGATCGCTTCTATATTGAGATTCAAGCCAACCACCTTCCCGAGCAGGAGAAGATCAATCCTGCCCTGATTGAACTCTCGCGTCAGTTAGCGCTCCCCTTGGTTGCAACGAATGATTGTCATTATCTCAAAGCTGAAGATGCCGAGGCGCATGAAGTTTTGCTGTGTGTGCAGAGTGGCAAAGTCTGGTCCGATGAGAAACGCTGGCGCTTTGGGACGAACCAACTCTATGTGAAGTCGCCGGAAGAGATGCTGGCCGAGTTTTCTCACTGCCCAGAGGCGATTGCCAATACGGTCGAGGTAGCCAGTCGCTGCAACTTGGAACTCTCCTTTGGGAACTTCCTGTTTCCTGTCTACGATGTTCCGAAGAAAGAGACGCTTGAAGAAGCATTGAAGAAGAAAGCTCGGGCTGGACTTGAGGAACGGTTCGAGCAGATTCGTGCCTATACGCCTGAGTGGAATGCTGAAAAAGAGCAAGAGTACTACGATCGTTTGGAGTTTGAACTGCAAGTCATCGAGAAGATGGGGTTCTCTGGGTACTTCCTCATCGTCTCTGACTTCATTGGTTATGCCAAGTCGCAAGGCATTCCTGTTGGTCCAGGTCGTGGCTCGGCTGCTGGTTGTCTTGTTGCCTACTCCACGAAAATTACTGATGTCGATCCGATTCGTTACCAACTGCTCTTTGAGCGGTTCTTGAATCCTGGCCGTAAGAGCATGCCTGATATCGACGTCGATTTTTGTTTCGAACGTCGCGATGAAGTCATTCGTTATATCAAGGAGAAATACGGGTCCGACAAAGTTGCCCAGATCATCACCTTTGGAACGCTCAAAGGCAAACAAGCGATAAAAGATGTCGGTCGCGTGCTGGAATTTTCCTATGGTGACACCGATCGTATCGCGAAACTCTATCCAGCGCCGAAGCAGGGCAAAGACTTTCCTCTAGAAGCGGCGATGGAGATGGAGCCGCGGCTGCGCGAGCTGCGCGATAAGGGGGACAAAGAAAAGAAGCTGTTCGATTATGCGCTGAAGCTCGAAGGCCTGCTGCGTCATGCTTCAAAGCATGCTGCTGGCATTGTGATCTCACCGGCGCCATTGGTTGAGCACATTCCGCTGTTCGTTGATAAAGAAGGCAACGTGCTCACGCAGTATTCCGGTCCTGATGTCGATACCATTGGGTTAATCAAATTTGACTTCCTCGGATTGAAAACCCTGACGTTACTTGATGACACAGTAAAGCGCATCAAGAAGAGTCGTGGGGTCGATGTCGATTTGAGTACGCTACGCATCGATGACAAAAAGACCTATCAAGATCTCACTCGCGGTGAAACTGTGGGTGTCTTCCAGATGGAAGGCAGCGGGATTCGTAAACTCATCACTCAGCTTAAGCCGAGCAGCTTTGAGGATATCATCGCCGTGATCGCCTTGTTTCGTCCCGGACCGCTGGATAGCGGTGCGGCGGAACAGTTCATCAAACGCAAGCACGGCAAAGAGCAGATTTCTTATTCGCACAAGTTGCTCGAACCAGTGCTGAAAGAGACCTACGGCGTGACCATCTATCAGGAGCAGGTCATGCAGATTGCCCAGGTCTTGGCAGGATACAGTCTTGAAGATGCCGATAACCTGCGGCGCGCGATGGGTAAAAAGAAAAAGGAAGTGATGCAGGAAGAGCGTGCGCGATTCCTCAAGGGCACGACCAATCAGAAGATCCCCGAGAAACTCGCGGGTGAAATCTTCGATCAGATGGAGACGTTTGCGGCATATGGCTTTAACAAATCACACGCAGCTGCCTATGCGTTGATTTCCTATCAGACTGCGTATCTCAAGTCGCATTACCCACAGGAGTTCATGGCCGCGCTCATGAGCCTTGAGATGGGCGATACCAACAAGACCTATAAGAATATCGCTGAGTGCCGCTTGCAAGATATTCCGGTGTTACCGCCAGACGTCCATGAGAGCGATGAAGGCTTCACTGTCAGTGGCGAAACGATTCGTTTCGGTCTTGGGGCGGTTAAAGGAATTGGCTCAAAGGCTATCGAAGCGATGCAAGTTGCCCGCCAGGACGGTCCGTTCACTGATCTGCACGAATTTTGTTCACGCGTGCGAGGTTCGCAGGTCAACAAACGCGTGCTGGAAAGTCTCGTTAAGTGTGGAGCGCTTGATTCGTTCAAAGTCTCGCGCGCGCAGCTTTTCGCCGAGATCGAACCGGCGATGAAAAAGGCGGACCAAGAAGCGAAGGGTGAGAGTAACGCCAATCAGCTTGGGCTCTTTGCCAGCCTGCCGACAAAGAATGGCAATGGCCGTGCAGAACTGCCGAAGATCGAAGAGTGGAGCGATACTGACAAACTGAAAAACGAGCGAGAGACGCTCGGATTTTTCATTACCGGCCATCCGCTCGACAAGTATGTGGGGCGCCTCCATGGCGTAGTGTCATTAACGACCGAGTCTCTTGGTACGCGGCAGCATCAAGAGAAGGTCAAGCTCGCTGGCGTGGTGCATTCATTGAAGCTCAAGAACAATAAGAAGGGGGACCGCTACGCGACCTTCACTTTAGAAGATAAAGAAGGGGTGGTTGAAGTCATCGTTTGGCCTGAAGCGTATCGTCAACATGAAGCGACGATTCATGCCGATCAGCCTGTGTGTTTGAGTGGCACGCTGGATGTTGATGAAGACCGGTGTCAGGTGATCGCGAATGAAGTGGTACCGCTCGAATCGGTCGCGACGAACGAAGTGAAGCAAGTACATATCCAGGTGCCCGCCGATGTGGCGACCAGAGAAGATATGGTCGCGTTAAAGGATGTGTTGCAGCAACATTTGGGGAACTGCCAGACGTATCTTCATTTGTTGCGGCCGGACTACACCGAGACCATCATCGCCTTACCGCAGGACCTGAGCGTCGCGCCGACCCGTGCGATGCTGGTGGCGGTAGAGCGCTTATTTGGCAGCGGAGTGGCGTCGTTTCGCTAA
- the guaA gene encoding glutamine-hydrolyzing GMP synthase, whose product MILILDFGSQYTQLIARRVREANVYCEIHPYNLSLERIKKLQPEGIILSGGPASVYAKDAPMMDARVLDVSVPFLGICYGMGVLYQLTGGSVAQADRREFGSAQVVIDDTADLFAGFSATAETRVWMSHGDKMESLPPGWKILAHSANSPIAASRDQTGRFFSLQFHPEVVHTERGREILKNFLFRICQCTPDWTMAGFIERETEKIRKRVGDQQVVCGLSGGVDSAVVALLIHRAIGNQLTCVFVDNGLLRKDEAEQVVSVFSKLGLNLRHVDATQRFLSKLAGIEDPEQKRRIIGHTFIEVFDEAAHSLKNVRFLAQGTLYPDVIESVSFKGPSATIKSHHNVGGLPERMRLELIEPLRELFKDEGRVLGRLLGLPEEIIGRQPFPGPGLAIRILGPVEPEHLTILRAADAIVEAEIRAAGLYDKVWQAFAVLLPVKTVGVMGDERTYENVIALRAVESVDGMTADWARLPYDVLGKISSRIVNEVRGVNRVVYDISSKPPATIEWE is encoded by the coding sequence ATGATTCTTATCCTCGACTTTGGCAGCCAATACACCCAACTCATCGCTCGCCGGGTGCGTGAGGCGAACGTCTATTGCGAGATTCACCCCTACAACCTGTCGCTTGAACGTATCAAAAAGTTACAACCGGAGGGCATTATCCTTTCTGGCGGGCCAGCGAGCGTCTATGCCAAAGATGCACCGATGATGGACGCACGCGTCCTCGATGTGTCCGTGCCGTTCCTGGGCATCTGCTATGGCATGGGGGTGTTGTATCAGTTGACCGGTGGCTCGGTTGCGCAAGCAGACCGACGGGAGTTTGGCTCTGCGCAAGTTGTTATTGACGATACCGCAGACTTGTTTGCCGGATTCTCAGCGACCGCTGAAACTCGCGTGTGGATGAGCCACGGCGACAAGATGGAATCTCTGCCGCCAGGGTGGAAAATCTTGGCGCATTCCGCCAACTCGCCGATTGCCGCCTCGCGGGACCAGACGGGCCGCTTCTTCAGCTTGCAGTTTCATCCTGAAGTTGTCCATACTGAGCGTGGTCGCGAGATCCTCAAGAACTTCTTGTTTCGTATTTGCCAGTGCACGCCCGATTGGACGATGGCAGGATTCATCGAGCGTGAGACCGAGAAGATTCGTAAACGAGTGGGAGATCAACAGGTCGTATGTGGGCTGAGTGGTGGGGTGGATTCCGCCGTTGTCGCCTTGTTGATTCACAGAGCGATCGGCAATCAGCTCACGTGTGTCTTTGTCGATAACGGCCTGCTGCGCAAAGATGAAGCAGAACAAGTTGTTTCTGTCTTTTCGAAGCTTGGACTCAATCTGCGTCATGTAGATGCGACGCAGCGGTTTCTCAGCAAGCTGGCTGGTATCGAAGACCCGGAGCAGAAACGGCGCATCATCGGCCATACCTTCATTGAGGTGTTTGATGAGGCGGCTCATAGTCTTAAAAATGTTCGCTTTCTTGCACAGGGTACGCTCTATCCAGATGTGATCGAGTCGGTGTCGTTCAAAGGACCATCGGCGACGATTAAGAGCCATCACAACGTGGGTGGGCTGCCTGAACGGATGCGTTTGGAATTGATCGAGCCGTTACGCGAATTGTTCAAAGACGAAGGACGCGTGCTGGGGCGCTTGCTGGGGCTACCAGAGGAAATCATTGGCCGCCAGCCGTTTCCGGGACCAGGCCTCGCCATTCGTATTCTCGGGCCAGTCGAACCTGAGCATCTGACGATCTTGCGTGCGGCGGATGCTATTGTCGAAGCGGAAATTCGTGCGGCAGGGCTGTACGATAAAGTGTGGCAAGCGTTTGCCGTACTCCTACCTGTCAAAACCGTTGGCGTGATGGGCGACGAGCGAACCTACGAAAATGTGATTGCGTTACGAGCCGTCGAAAGTGTGGATGGTATGACTGCCGACTGGGCGCGTTTGCCGTATGATGTCCTTGGCAAGATCTCCAGCCGCATTGTGAATGAAGTCCGTGGAGTGAATCGGGTGGTGTACGACATCTCGTCGAAGCCACCGGCAACTATAGAGTGGGAGTAA
- the guaB gene encoding IMP dehydrogenase, translating into MLPTVIPEGLTFDDVLLVPAMSDFMPKDADVSTLLSRNIPLNVPLVSAAMDTVTESRTAIVMAQSGGIGIVHRNLSISDQAAEVEKVKKFESGMITDPVTITPDLSIAEARTIMERYHISGLPVTKDGTLVGILTNRDLRFEKRPDRRVAEVMTKERLVTARPGISLEEAKDILHQNRIEKLLVVDERMRLKGLITVKDIQKTIQFPYACKDSQGRLRVGAAIGTGDDREARVEALVRAGVDVVVIDTAHGHSAGVIETIQMVKHTFRQLDVVAGNVATSEGTAALVEAGADGIKVGMGPASICTTRVVSGVGVPQLTAIADSVRVASPAGVPVVADGGVRFSGDIVKALAAGAHTVMMGSMFAGTAESPGETILYQGRTYKVYRGMGSLEAMREREGSRNRYFQDDEESAGKLVPEGIEGRVPYKGSLSAIVDQMVGGIKAGMGYTGCPTLIDLRTKAKFMRVTSAGLRENHVHDVIITKEAPNYRLE; encoded by the coding sequence ATGCTCCCGACCGTAATTCCTGAAGGTCTTACCTTTGATGATGTGTTACTTGTCCCTGCGATGTCGGATTTCATGCCGAAGGATGCCGATGTCTCGACATTGCTCAGCCGCAATATCCCGCTCAACGTGCCGCTCGTCAGTGCCGCGATGGATACTGTGACCGAATCGCGCACGGCGATCGTCATGGCGCAGTCTGGTGGGATCGGGATTGTCCACCGCAATCTCAGTATTTCCGACCAAGCTGCAGAAGTCGAAAAAGTCAAGAAATTTGAAAGTGGGATGATCACTGACCCGGTGACGATCACGCCGGACCTGTCCATCGCCGAAGCGCGGACGATCATGGAGCGCTACCATATTTCGGGACTGCCTGTGACGAAAGACGGCACCCTGGTCGGTATCCTCACAAACCGTGACTTACGCTTCGAGAAACGGCCAGATCGGCGTGTCGCGGAAGTCATGACCAAGGAACGCCTCGTCACTGCCCGTCCAGGGATTAGCCTTGAGGAAGCGAAAGACATTCTGCATCAGAATCGCATTGAAAAGCTGCTCGTCGTTGATGAGCGGATGCGTCTCAAAGGGCTGATTACGGTCAAAGATATCCAAAAGACGATTCAGTTCCCCTATGCGTGTAAAGATAGTCAGGGGCGTCTGCGCGTGGGGGCAGCGATTGGAACGGGTGATGATCGCGAAGCTCGCGTAGAAGCGTTAGTGCGGGCGGGAGTGGATGTTGTCGTAATCGATACTGCGCACGGCCATTCGGCCGGTGTGATTGAGACCATCCAGATGGTGAAGCACACGTTTCGGCAATTAGATGTCGTTGCTGGCAACGTTGCAACCTCCGAAGGGACTGCGGCGTTAGTCGAAGCTGGAGCAGATGGGATCAAAGTTGGCATGGGGCCGGCATCCATTTGTACAACGCGTGTGGTCTCGGGTGTTGGCGTCCCTCAACTCACGGCTATTGCCGATAGCGTGCGGGTAGCGTCACCAGCCGGGGTGCCGGTGGTTGCCGATGGTGGAGTACGTTTCTCGGGTGATATTGTCAAAGCATTGGCCGCAGGCGCACACACAGTGATGATGGGTAGTATGTTTGCTGGCACTGCCGAAAGCCCAGGTGAGACCATCCTGTACCAAGGACGGACCTATAAAGTATATCGTGGGATGGGGTCGCTCGAAGCGATGCGCGAACGTGAAGGAAGCCGCAACCGCTATTTTCAAGATGACGAAGAAAGTGCAGGAAAGCTGGTTCCTGAAGGAATTGAAGGGCGAGTACCGTACAAAGGGAGCCTCTCCGCGATCGTCGATCAAATGGTCGGTGGCATCAAAGCCGGCATGGGGTACACTGGCTGCCCGACCCTGATTGATCTACGCACCAAGGCGAAATTTATGCGCGTGACCTCGGCTGGATTGCGCGAGAACCATGTGCACGATGTCATTATCACCAAGGAAGCACCGAACTATCGATTAGAGTAG